A genomic segment from Streptomyces sp. NBC_00459 encodes:
- a CDS encoding YdeI/OmpD-associated family protein encodes MPFPDAPALDAWLVAHSAPRVAGLWVKVAKKGSGLVSVTAGEVNDMALCHGWITGQRKSLDASHFLQKITPRRPGSQWSMVNVRRVPELAAAGLMRPGGFAEVDAARADGRWEAAYESQRNASVPDDLLAALEGDPVAKAAFGALGRTDQYQVVLPLLKARTPEIRAARLAAAVAGLAGGAATPSA; translated from the coding sequence ATGCCCTTCCCCGACGCGCCCGCCCTCGACGCCTGGCTCGTCGCCCACTCGGCACCGCGGGTCGCCGGTCTGTGGGTGAAGGTCGCGAAGAAGGGCTCGGGACTGGTCTCCGTCACCGCGGGTGAGGTCAATGACATGGCCCTCTGCCACGGGTGGATCACCGGGCAGCGCAAGAGCCTCGACGCCTCGCACTTCCTCCAGAAGATCACGCCACGAAGGCCGGGCAGCCAGTGGTCGATGGTCAATGTGCGGAGGGTGCCCGAGCTGGCGGCGGCCGGGCTGATGCGGCCCGGCGGCTTCGCGGAGGTGGACGCCGCCAGGGCGGACGGCCGATGGGAGGCGGCGTACGAGTCCCAGCGCAACGCCTCCGTCCCGGACGACCTCCTCGCGGCGCTGGAGGGCGACCCCGTGGCCAAGGCGGCCTTCGGGGCGCTCGGCAGGACGGATCAGTACCAGGTCGTACTGCCGCTGCTCAAGGCCCGTACGCCGGAGATCCGGGCCGCACGCCTCGCCGCAGCCGTCGCCGGACTGGCGGGAGGGGCGGCAACTCCGTCCGCCTGA
- a CDS encoding GTP-binding protein — MDFASSSGGPSRSTTSAKIVVAGGFGVGKTTFVGAVSEINPLRTEAVMTSASAGIDDLTHTGDKTTTTVAMDFGRITLDQDLILYLFGTPGQDRFWFMWDDLVRGAIGAIVLVDTRRLADCFPAVDYFENSGLPFVIALNGFDGNQPYNPDEVREALQIGPDTPIITTDARHRADAKSALITLVEHALMARLR; from the coding sequence GTGGACTTCGCAAGCTCTAGCGGAGGGCCTTCCCGCTCCACCACGTCCGCGAAAATCGTGGTGGCGGGCGGCTTCGGCGTGGGCAAGACCACGTTCGTCGGGGCCGTCTCGGAGATCAATCCGCTGCGTACCGAGGCCGTGATGACGTCCGCGTCGGCGGGCATCGACGACCTGACGCACACCGGGGACAAGACGACGACGACCGTCGCCATGGACTTCGGCCGCATCACCCTGGACCAGGACCTGATCCTGTACCTCTTCGGTACGCCCGGCCAGGACCGCTTCTGGTTCATGTGGGACGACCTGGTGCGCGGCGCGATCGGCGCGATCGTCCTCGTCGACACGAGGCGCCTTGCGGACTGCTTCCCGGCTGTCGATTACTTCGAGAACTCGGGGCTTCCCTTCGTGATCGCCCTGAACGGGTTCGACGGCAACCAGCCGTACAACCCGGACGAGGTCCGGGAGGCTCTGCAGATCGGGCCCGACACTCCGATCATCACGACGGACGCGCGTCACCGTGCGGACGCGAAGAGCGCGCTCATCACTCTCGTGGAGCACGCGCTGATGGCTCGACTGCGGTAG
- a CDS encoding YceI family protein, which translates to MSIFGRKTTADSDAATSSVATAVAPELAALTGDYTIDPSHTTIGFVARHAMVTNVKGSFQEFEGSLHLDGADPANSTASLDITMNSIETGSADRDGHLKSADFFRTDEFPTMTFRSTKAESLGGDDYRITGDLEILGTTRPISIDLEFNGTAKDPFGNERVGFEGKAEILRSDWGLTWNAALETGGVLVSDKIKLNFDISAIRNA; encoded by the coding sequence ATGAGCATCTTCGGCCGCAAGACCACCGCTGACAGCGACGCCGCCACCTCGTCCGTGGCGACCGCGGTGGCTCCCGAGCTCGCCGCGCTGACCGGCGACTACACGATCGACCCGTCCCACACGACCATCGGCTTCGTCGCCCGGCACGCCATGGTGACGAACGTCAAGGGCAGCTTCCAGGAGTTCGAGGGCAGCCTGCACCTCGACGGCGCCGACCCCGCCAACTCGACAGCCTCCCTCGACATCACGATGAACAGCATCGAGACGGGCTCCGCCGACCGTGACGGTCACCTGAAGAGCGCGGACTTCTTCCGCACGGACGAGTTCCCGACGATGACGTTCCGCTCCACCAAGGCCGAGTCCCTGGGCGGCGACGACTACCGCATCACCGGCGACCTGGAGATCCTCGGCACCACCAGGCCGATCTCCATCGACCTGGAGTTCAACGGCACGGCGAAGGACCCGTTCGGCAACGAGCGCGTGGGCTTCGAGGGCAAGGCCGAGATCCTGCGCTCGGACTGGGGCCTGACGTGGAACGCGGCGCTGGAGACGGGCGGCGTGCTGGTGTCGGACAAGATCAAGCTGAACTTCGACATCTCGGCCATCAGGAACGCGTGA
- a CDS encoding S1 family peptidase translates to MKKLITALKRAAAAGAAALAIISLQPLSSAQAAPAPVVGGTRAAQGEFPFMVRLSMGCGGALYTQQIVLTAAHCVSGSGANTSITATAGVVDLQSTSGRVQVRSTRVLQAPGYNGTGKDWALIKLAQPINLPTLKIATTTQYNTGDFTVAGWGAAREGGAQQRYMLKATVPFISDATCKAYGGLYSGLVAGEEICAGFAAGGVDTCQGDSGGPMFRKDNAGAFVQVGIVSWGDGCAQRNAPGVYSEVSTFASAIASAASTL, encoded by the coding sequence TTGAAGAAGCTCATCACCGCGCTCAAGAGAGCCGCGGCCGCCGGCGCAGCCGCGCTCGCGATCATCAGCCTGCAGCCCCTCTCCTCCGCGCAGGCCGCACCGGCGCCCGTCGTCGGCGGAACCCGTGCCGCGCAGGGCGAGTTCCCGTTCATGGTCCGGCTCTCCATGGGCTGTGGCGGCGCGCTGTACACGCAGCAGATCGTGCTCACCGCCGCGCACTGTGTGAGCGGCTCGGGCGCCAACACGAGCATCACGGCCACCGCCGGTGTCGTGGACCTCCAGTCCACCTCCGGCCGTGTCCAGGTCAGGTCCACCCGGGTCCTCCAGGCCCCCGGCTACAACGGCACCGGCAAGGACTGGGCGCTGATCAAGCTCGCCCAGCCGATCAACCTGCCGACGCTGAAGATCGCCACCACCACGCAGTACAACACCGGTGACTTCACCGTCGCCGGCTGGGGCGCGGCCCGTGAGGGCGGGGCCCAGCAGCGCTACATGCTGAAGGCCACGGTGCCGTTCATCAGCGACGCCACCTGTAAGGCGTACGGCGGCCTCTACAGCGGTCTCGTCGCCGGCGAGGAGATCTGCGCCGGCTTCGCGGCGGGCGGCGTCGACACCTGCCAGGGCGACTCCGGCGGCCCGATGTTCCGCAAGGACAACGCCGGTGCGTTCGTCCAGGTCGGCATCGTCAGCTGGGGCGACGGCTGCGCCCAGCGGAACGCTCCCGGCGTCTACTCCGAGGTCTCGACCTTCGCCTCGGCCATAGCCTCGGCGGCGTCCACTCTCTGA
- the cimA gene encoding citramalate synthase has product MTEPSEPDDSFHVFDTTLRDGAQREGINLTVADKLAIARHLDDFGVGFIEGGWPGANPRDTEFFARAQQEIDFKHAQLVAFGATRRAGGKASEDPQVKALLDSGAPVVTLVAKSHDRHVELALRTTLDENLEMVRDTVAHLRAQGRRVFVDCEHFFDGYRANPEYAKAVVRAASEAGADVVILCDTNGGMLPAQVQAVVATVLADTGARLGIHAQDDTGCAVANTLAAVDAGATHVQCTANGYGERVGNANLFPVVAALELKYGKKVLPDGALREMTRISHAIAEVVNLTPSTHQPYVGVSAFAHKAGLHASAIKVDPDLYQHIDPEQVGNTMRMLVSDMAGRASIELKGKELGVDLGDDRELVARVVARVKERELQGYTFEAADASFELLLRAEAEGRARTYFEVESWRAIVEDRPDGSHANEATVKLFAKGERIVATAEGNGPVNALDRALKVALEKIYPPLAKLELVDYKVRILEGKHGTQSTTRVLISTSDGKGEWSTVGVADNVIAASWEALADAYTYGLLRAGVEPAK; this is encoded by the coding sequence ATGACGGAACCCAGCGAACCCGACGACTCGTTCCACGTCTTCGACACCACCCTGCGCGACGGCGCCCAGCGCGAGGGCATCAACCTCACCGTCGCCGACAAGCTGGCCATCGCACGGCACCTGGACGACTTCGGCGTCGGCTTCATCGAGGGCGGCTGGCCGGGCGCCAACCCGCGTGACACCGAGTTCTTCGCCCGCGCCCAGCAGGAGATCGACTTCAAGCACGCCCAGCTGGTGGCCTTCGGCGCCACCCGCCGGGCCGGCGGCAAGGCGAGCGAGGACCCGCAGGTCAAGGCACTGCTGGACTCGGGCGCGCCCGTCGTCACCCTGGTCGCCAAGTCCCACGACCGGCATGTCGAGCTGGCGCTGCGCACGACCCTCGACGAGAACCTGGAGATGGTCCGCGACACCGTGGCCCACCTGCGCGCCCAGGGCCGCCGTGTCTTCGTCGACTGCGAGCACTTCTTCGACGGCTACCGCGCGAACCCCGAGTACGCGAAGGCCGTCGTCCGCGCGGCGTCAGAGGCCGGCGCCGATGTCGTCATCCTCTGCGACACCAACGGCGGGATGCTCCCGGCCCAGGTCCAGGCGGTCGTCGCCACGGTCCTCGCCGACACCGGTGCCCGTCTCGGCATCCACGCCCAGGACGACACGGGCTGCGCGGTCGCCAACACCCTCGCCGCCGTCGACGCGGGCGCCACCCACGTCCAGTGCACGGCGAACGGCTACGGCGAGCGCGTCGGCAACGCCAACCTGTTCCCGGTCGTGGCGGCCCTGGAGCTGAAGTACGGCAAGAAGGTCCTGCCCGACGGCGCGCTGCGCGAGATGACCCGTATCTCCCACGCCATCGCCGAGGTCGTCAACCTGACGCCGTCCACGCATCAGCCGTACGTGGGGGTCTCCGCCTTCGCGCACAAGGCCGGCCTGCACGCCTCGGCGATCAAGGTCGACCCCGATCTCTACCAGCACATCGACCCCGAGCAGGTCGGCAACACCATGCGGATGCTGGTCTCCGACATGGCGGGCCGCGCCTCGATCGAGCTCAAGGGCAAGGAGCTCGGCGTCGACCTCGGCGACGACCGCGAGCTGGTCGCCCGGGTCGTGGCGAGAGTCAAGGAGCGCGAGCTGCAGGGCTACACGTTCGAGGCGGCCGACGCGTCCTTCGAGCTGCTGCTGCGCGCGGAGGCCGAGGGCCGGGCCCGTACGTACTTCGAGGTCGAGTCCTGGCGCGCGATCGTCGAGGACCGCCCCGACGGCAGCCACGCCAACGAGGCCACGGTCAAGCTCTTCGCGAAGGGCGAGCGCATCGTCGCGACGGCGGAGGGCAACGGCCCGGTCAACGCCCTCGACCGCGCCCTGAAGGTGGCCCTGGAGAAGATCTACCCGCCGCTCGCCAAGCTGGAGCTGGTCGACTACAAGGTCCGCATCCTGGAGGGCAAGCACGGCACGCAGTCCACGACCCGTGTGCTCATCTCCACCTCGGACGGCAAGGGCGAGTGGTCGACGGTGGGCGTCGCCGACAACGTGATCGCCGCGTCCTGGGAGGCGCTGGCGGACGCCTACACGTACGGACTGCTGCGGGCGGGCGTGGAGCCCGCCAAGTAG
- a CDS encoding GNAT family N-acetyltransferase has product MTWLPRDFVHPLHVDVPGGLHLRPIRGADAALDHPTVMGSRERLWSIFGEAWGWPAATITYEANLADLERHAAEIDAHESFNYVLLNDDETVELGCVYIDPPEKAGADAEVSWWVVDSAVGGAVEQALDALVPQWIAEDWPFEKPRFIGRDLSWAEWLRLPDAAA; this is encoded by the coding sequence ATGACCTGGCTCCCCCGCGATTTCGTCCATCCGCTGCACGTCGACGTGCCCGGCGGACTTCACCTGCGGCCGATTCGCGGGGCCGACGCCGCGCTCGACCACCCGACCGTCATGGGCTCGCGCGAGCGGCTGTGGAGCATCTTCGGGGAGGCCTGGGGATGGCCGGCCGCCACCATCACGTACGAGGCGAATCTCGCCGATCTGGAGCGGCACGCAGCCGAGATCGACGCCCACGAGTCCTTCAACTACGTACTGCTCAATGACGACGAGACCGTCGAACTCGGGTGCGTCTACATCGATCCGCCCGAGAAGGCGGGCGCCGACGCCGAGGTCTCCTGGTGGGTGGTGGACAGTGCCGTGGGGGGTGCGGTGGAGCAGGCCCTCGACGCTCTCGTGCCGCAGTGGATCGCCGAGGACTGGCCCTTCGAGAAGCCTCGGTTCATCGGGCGCGACTTGTCCTGGGCGGAGTGGCTGCGGCTGCCCGACGCCGCCGCGTAG
- a CDS encoding acyl-CoA carboxylase subunit beta: MTVLDEAQGESTGEPTGEPTDARGRVAELHQIRAQALAGPSEKATEAQHAKGKLTARERIELLLDPDSFNEVEQLRRHRATGFGLEAKKPFTDGVITGWGTVEGRTVFVYAHDFRIFGGALGEAHATKIHKIMDMAIAAGAPLVSLNDGAGARIQEGVSALAGYGGIFQRNTKASGVIPQISVMLGPCAGGAAYSPALTDFVFMVRETSQMFITGPDVVKAVTGEEITQNGLGGADVHAETSGVAHFAYDDEETCIAEVRYLLAMLPQNNRENPPSVDSEDPADRRGDILLDLVPADGNRPYDMTKVIEELVDDGDYLEIHERWARNIICALGRLGGQVVGIVANQPQSLAGVLDIEASEKAARFVQMCDAFNIPIVTLLDVPGFLPGVDQEHGGIIRHGAKLLYAYCNATVPRISLILRKAYGGAYIVMDSQSIGADLTYAWPTNEIAVMGAEGAANVIFRRQIADAEDSEAMRARMVKEYKSELMHPYYAAERGLVDDVIDPAETRSVLIRSLAMLQSKHADLPSRKHGNPPQ, encoded by the coding sequence ATGACCGTTTTGGATGAGGCGCAGGGTGAGTCCACGGGCGAGCCGACGGGGGAACCGACGGACGCGCGTGGGCGTGTGGCCGAGCTGCACCAGATCCGTGCGCAGGCTCTGGCCGGACCCAGTGAGAAGGCCACCGAGGCGCAGCATGCCAAGGGCAAGCTGACCGCCCGGGAGCGCATCGAGCTGCTCCTCGACCCGGACTCCTTCAACGAGGTCGAGCAGCTGCGCCGGCACCGCGCGACCGGCTTCGGCCTGGAGGCCAAGAAGCCGTTCACCGACGGTGTCATCACCGGCTGGGGCACGGTGGAGGGCCGTACGGTCTTCGTGTACGCCCATGACTTCCGTATCTTCGGCGGCGCGCTGGGTGAGGCCCACGCCACGAAGATCCACAAGATCATGGACATGGCCATCGCGGCCGGGGCCCCGCTGGTGTCGCTCAACGACGGCGCCGGCGCCCGTATCCAGGAGGGCGTCAGCGCCCTCGCCGGGTACGGCGGCATCTTCCAGCGCAACACCAAGGCCTCAGGCGTCATCCCGCAGATCAGCGTGATGCTCGGCCCGTGCGCCGGCGGCGCGGCCTACAGCCCCGCCCTCACCGACTTCGTCTTCATGGTCCGCGAGACCTCGCAGATGTTCATCACCGGCCCGGACGTCGTCAAGGCGGTCACCGGTGAGGAGATCACCCAGAACGGTCTCGGCGGCGCCGACGTGCACGCCGAGACGAGCGGCGTCGCGCACTTCGCGTACGACGACGAGGAGACCTGCATCGCCGAGGTCCGCTACCTCCTCGCGATGCTCCCGCAGAACAACCGCGAGAACCCGCCGAGCGTTGATTCCGAGGACCCCGCCGACCGGCGCGGCGACATCCTGCTGGACCTCGTCCCGGCCGACGGCAACCGGCCGTACGACATGACCAAGGTCATCGAGGAGCTCGTCGACGACGGCGACTACCTTGAGATCCACGAGCGTTGGGCCCGCAACATCATCTGCGCGCTCGGCCGGCTCGGCGGCCAGGTCGTCGGGATCGTCGCCAACCAGCCGCAGAGTCTCGCCGGGGTCCTGGACATCGAGGCATCGGAAAAAGCTGCGCGTTTTGTCCAGATGTGTGACGCTTTTAACATCCCGATCGTCACGCTGCTGGACGTCCCCGGCTTCCTGCCGGGTGTCGACCAGGAGCACGGCGGAATCATCCGGCACGGCGCGAAGCTGCTGTACGCCTACTGCAACGCGACCGTTCCGAGGATCTCGCTGATCCTGCGCAAGGCGTACGGAGGCGCGTACATCGTCATGGACAGCCAGTCCATCGGCGCCGACCTCACCTACGCCTGGCCGACGAACGAGATCGCCGTGATGGGCGCGGAAGGTGCCGCCAACGTCATCTTCCGCCGTCAGATCGCGGATGCCGAAGACTCCGAGGCGATGAGGGCTCGGATGGTCAAGGAGTACAAGTCCGAGCTGATGCACCCCTACTACGCCGCCGAGCGCGGTCTGGTCGACGACGTCATCGACCCGGCCGAGACGCGTTCGGTGCTCATCAGGTCGCTCGCGATGCTGCAGAGCAAGCACGCCGACCTGCCCTCGCGAAAGCACGGCAACCCCCCTCAGTGA
- a CDS encoding TolB family protein, with product MFAITRAMTVAAITAGAVALAATSAAPAPPRTTERVTVSAAGAQGDSYSAGPYLSDDGRWAAFDSNARNLVPGDTNGVEDAFVRDLRTGRVTRVSVASDGAQADRGTDVAAISPNGRFVVLVSTATNLAKWPEPQVDWAQDVYVHDRRTGRTDRVSKTPTGASAYAHGAARISDDGRYVAFTARPSQMESADRPIYPAVYLADRRTGRTERITNRDHPDRGSYHVDISADARYVAYTQFGPRGGPGQLWVRDRRTGTEEQVDVTPGGTPAAYHGLTPSLSANGRIISFEYYGDDLVAGGAVNTNTYVRDLRTNRTRGVVHEGAGGPAVFGPELSRDGRYVGYVFAAPQGQGNAYVRDLRTGKSRLASPAVTGGPVTDNSVHITSFGGGGRLLGLGSTSAQLVKGDTNGEADGFVRRLR from the coding sequence ATGTTCGCAATCACGCGCGCGATGACCGTCGCGGCGATCACGGCGGGGGCGGTCGCGCTGGCGGCGACCTCGGCGGCTCCGGCGCCGCCGCGCACGACCGAGCGGGTCACCGTGTCGGCCGCGGGCGCGCAGGGAGACAGCTACTCGGCCGGGCCGTACCTCAGCGACGACGGCCGCTGGGCCGCGTTCGACTCCAACGCCAGGAACCTGGTCCCGGGCGACACGAACGGCGTGGAGGACGCCTTCGTCAGGGATCTGCGAACGGGCCGGGTGACGCGGGTCAGCGTCGCGTCGGACGGCGCCCAGGCCGACCGGGGCACCGACGTCGCGGCCATCAGCCCCAACGGCCGGTTCGTGGTGCTCGTCTCGACCGCGACCAACCTCGCCAAGTGGCCCGAACCGCAGGTCGACTGGGCCCAGGACGTGTACGTGCACGACCGCCGTACGGGCCGCACGGACCGGGTCAGCAAGACGCCGACGGGCGCGTCCGCGTACGCCCACGGAGCCGCGCGGATCTCCGACGACGGCCGCTACGTCGCCTTCACCGCCCGGCCCAGCCAGATGGAGAGCGCCGACCGGCCCATCTATCCGGCCGTCTACCTGGCCGACCGCCGCACCGGCAGGACGGAGCGGATCACCAACCGCGACCACCCGGACCGCGGCTCGTACCACGTCGACATCAGCGCGGACGCCCGCTATGTGGCGTACACGCAGTTCGGGCCGCGCGGCGGTCCGGGGCAGCTGTGGGTGCGCGACCGCCGCACCGGCACCGAGGAACAGGTCGACGTCACCCCGGGGGGCACCCCGGCCGCGTACCACGGCCTCACCCCGTCGCTCTCGGCGAACGGCCGGATCATCTCCTTCGAGTACTACGGCGACGACTTGGTCGCCGGCGGTGCGGTCAACACCAACACCTATGTCCGCGACCTGCGGACGAACAGGACCCGGGGCGTCGTCCACGAGGGAGCGGGCGGCCCCGCGGTCTTCGGGCCCGAGCTCAGTCGTGACGGCCGGTACGTCGGCTATGTGTTCGCGGCCCCACAGGGCCAGGGCAACGCGTACGTACGGGATCTGCGCACCGGAAAGTCCCGGCTCGCCAGCCCCGCGGTCACCGGCGGGCCGGTCACGGACAACTCCGTCCACATCACCTCGTTCGGCGGCGGCGGCCGTCTCCTCGGGCTCGGAAGCACGTCCGCGCAGCTGGTCAAGGGCGACACGAACGGCGAGGCCGACGGGTTCGTGCGCCGTCTGCGCTGA
- a CDS encoding acyl-CoA carboxylase subunit epsilon has product MNTSDIRVEKGHAEPEEVAAITAILLARAASAPATAPAHRGRPKAGWRRLEREGGFRAPHSWH; this is encoded by the coding sequence ATGAACACTTCTGACATTCGCGTCGAGAAGGGCCACGCCGAGCCCGAGGAAGTCGCCGCCATCACGGCGATCCTCCTGGCCCGTGCGGCATCGGCACCGGCGACGGCCCCGGCCCACCGCGGACGCCCGAAGGCCGGCTGGCGCCGTCTGGAGCGAGAGGGCGGCTTCCGCGCCCCGCACAGCTGGCACTGA
- a CDS encoding glycoside hydrolase family 3 protein, whose product MRRTALLVCATLLTGLLPLAAAGTAAGADDPAPVPDPVPVDRFEGEVPFASPPAGGIFTWGGDADDPPRLALTERADAPEGAKVLTGTYDISGYGGFTHDFAFAEPAHDWSASKGIRFWWEGRDNGRKVSFELKDGGANGEASELWTTSFTDDFTGWKRIEIPFTDFVYRTDYQPVGGIDQILGLTETWGYALTLPVGISDRFAMDGVELYGRADQSLRASVTTDSAVYPVKEGGTATVGVTLGTTGSAPLTDPVTVTYETTTGGTASDGADYTPVRGEFTFPAGTASGTSRTIQVPTRKDRAAESAETIPLKLTVTGARAPAETPQIVIDAHGLPYLNGKLPVKQRVADLLSRMSLAEKAGQMTQAERGALAATPGDIASYDLGSLLSGGGSTPTPNTPAAWAKMIDGFQLRSRTTRFQIPLIYGVDAVHGHNNLVGATILPHNIGIGAARDPQLAYGAGKVTAAEVRATGIPWDFAPCLCVARDERWGRTYESFGEDPALVESMETVIQGLQGRANGTELKRNDKVLATAKHFVGDGGTTYGSSTTGSYTIDQGVTEVTRQQLEAVHLAPYQDAVDRGVGSVMPSYSSLDVEGDGQGPVKMHARADMINGVLKGRMGFDGFVISDWQAIDQIPGDYASDVRTSVNAGLDMIMVPYAYKDFHATLVGEVNAGRINGKRIDDAVSRILTQKFKLGLFERPYADTSGAADIGSAEHRAVARQLAAKSQVLLKNSQGLLPLKKSQKVYVAGSDADDIGNQTGGWTVTWQGSSGDITEGTTVLEGIRKAGGSVTYSKDASAPTDGYDVGVVVVGETPYAEGVGDVGNGNDLALSDTDKAAVDRVCAAMRCAVLVVAGRPQLIGDRLGDIDALVASWLPGTEGDGVADVLYGRRAFTGQLPLTWPRSEAQLPINVGDPTYDPQFPYGWGLTTRTKVAEGGEKTLKSLTVAAARAERAHDGRTGRTLVTQARLIVQQKIGQDITSAVAKPFADADHLLLTGRYGAAVEKLRAAYRAA is encoded by the coding sequence ATGCGACGAACCGCCCTGCTCGTCTGCGCCACTCTGCTGACCGGGCTGCTGCCCCTGGCCGCCGCGGGCACGGCGGCCGGGGCGGACGACCCCGCCCCGGTACCCGACCCCGTCCCGGTGGACCGCTTCGAGGGCGAGGTCCCCTTCGCCTCCCCGCCCGCCGGAGGCATCTTCACCTGGGGCGGCGACGCCGACGACCCGCCCCGGCTCGCCCTCACCGAACGGGCCGACGCCCCCGAGGGCGCCAAGGTCCTCACCGGCACCTACGACATCAGCGGCTACGGCGGCTTCACCCACGACTTCGCCTTCGCCGAGCCCGCCCACGACTGGTCGGCGAGCAAGGGCATCCGCTTCTGGTGGGAGGGCCGCGACAACGGCAGGAAGGTCAGTTTCGAACTGAAGGACGGCGGCGCCAACGGCGAGGCCTCCGAACTCTGGACGACCTCCTTCACCGACGACTTCACCGGCTGGAAGCGGATCGAGATCCCCTTCACCGACTTCGTGTACCGCACGGACTACCAGCCGGTCGGCGGCATCGACCAGATCCTCGGCCTGACCGAGACCTGGGGTTACGCCCTCACGCTCCCCGTCGGGATCAGCGACCGCTTCGCCATGGACGGCGTCGAACTGTACGGCAGGGCCGATCAGTCGCTGCGGGCGTCCGTCACCACCGACTCCGCCGTGTACCCGGTGAAGGAGGGCGGCACGGCGACGGTCGGCGTCACTCTCGGCACGACAGGTTCCGCCCCACTCACCGACCCGGTGACGGTCACGTACGAGACGACGACCGGCGGCACGGCGTCGGACGGCGCCGACTACACCCCCGTCCGCGGCGAGTTCACCTTCCCCGCGGGCACCGCCTCCGGCACCTCCCGCACGATCCAGGTCCCCACCCGCAAGGACAGGGCGGCGGAGTCGGCGGAGACGATCCCGCTCAAGCTCACGGTCACCGGAGCCAGGGCCCCGGCCGAGACCCCGCAGATCGTCATCGACGCTCACGGACTCCCGTACCTGAACGGCAAGTTGCCGGTGAAGCAGCGGGTCGCCGACCTCCTCTCCCGGATGTCCCTCGCGGAGAAGGCCGGCCAGATGACCCAGGCCGAGCGCGGCGCACTCGCGGCGACGCCCGGTGACATCGCCTCCTACGACCTCGGCTCGCTGCTCTCCGGCGGCGGTTCGACGCCCACGCCCAACACCCCGGCGGCCTGGGCGAAGATGATCGACGGCTTCCAACTCCGGTCTCGGACAACGCGGTTCCAGATCCCGTTGATCTACGGGGTGGACGCGGTGCACGGCCACAACAACCTGGTCGGTGCCACGATCCTGCCGCACAACATCGGCATCGGGGCCGCCCGCGATCCCCAACTCGCCTACGGGGCAGGGAAGGTGACCGCGGCGGAGGTCCGGGCCACGGGCATCCCCTGGGACTTCGCGCCCTGTCTCTGTGTGGCCCGTGACGAACGCTGGGGACGTACGTACGAGTCGTTCGGTGAGGACCCGGCGCTCGTCGAGTCGATGGAGACGGTGATCCAGGGCCTCCAAGGGCGGGCGAACGGCACGGAGTTGAAGAGGAACGACAAGGTCCTCGCCACGGCCAAGCACTTCGTGGGCGACGGAGGCACGACATACGGCTCCTCCACCACCGGCTCGTACACCATCGACCAGGGCGTCACCGAGGTCACCCGGCAGCAACTGGAAGCGGTCCACCTCGCCCCCTACCAGGACGCCGTCGACCGGGGCGTCGGCTCGGTCATGCCGTCCTACTCCTCCCTCGATGTCGAGGGGGACGGCCAGGGGCCGGTGAAGATGCACGCCCGCGCCGACATGATCAACGGTGTGCTGAAGGGCCGTATGGGCTTCGACGGCTTCGTCATCAGCGACTGGCAGGCCATCGACCAGATCCCCGGCGACTACGCCTCCGACGTCCGTACGTCCGTCAACGCGGGCCTCGACATGATCATGGTTCCGTACGCCTACAAGGACTTCCACGCCACCCTTGTCGGCGAGGTGAACGCCGGCCGGATCAACGGCAAGCGGATCGACGACGCCGTCTCCCGCATCCTCACCCAGAAGTTCAAGCTCGGCCTCTTCGAGCGCCCGTACGCCGACACGAGCGGTGCTGCGGACATCGGCTCGGCCGAACACCGGGCGGTGGCACGGCAGTTGGCGGCGAAGTCGCAGGTGCTGCTGAAGAACTCGCAGGGCCTGTTGCCGCTGAAGAAGTCCCAGAAGGTGTACGTCGCCGGGTCCGACGCGGACGACATCGGCAACCAGACCGGCGGCTGGACGGTCACCTGGCAGGGCTCCTCCGGGGACATCACCGAGGGCACGACCGTCCTGGAGGGCATCCGGAAGGCCGGCGGCAGCGTCACCTACTCCAAGGACGCCTCCGCCCCGACCGACGGATACGACGTGGGTGTGGTGGTCGTCGGCGAGACACCGTACGCCGAGGGCGTCGGAGACGTCGGCAACGGCAACGATCTGGCACTGAGCGACACCGACAAGGCGGCGGTGGACCGGGTGTGCGCGGCGATGAGGTGCGCGGTGCTGGTGGTCGCCGGGCGCCCTCAGCTCATCGGCGACCGGCTCGGTGACATCGACGCCCTGGTCGCCTCCTGGCTGCCGGGCACCGAGGGTGACGGCGTCGCCGACGTGCTCTACGGCAGGCGCGCGTTCACCGGCCAACTCCCGCTCACCTGGCCGAGGTCGGAGGCCCAGCTGCCGATCAACGTGGGCGACCCGACGTACGATCCGCAGTTCCCGTACGGCTGGGGACTCACGACGAGGACCAAGGTCGCGGAGGGTGGCGAGAAGACCCTGAAGTCGCTGACGGTCGCGGCGGCCCGGGCCGAGCGGGCGCACGACGGGAGGACGGGACGCACCCTCGTCACCCAGGCGCGGCTGATCGTGCAGCAGAAGATCGGGCAGGACATCACGTCGGCCGTCGCCAAACCCTTCGCGGACGCCGACCATCTCCTGCTGACCGGGCGCTACGGCGCGGCCGTGGAGAAGCTGAGGGCCGCGTACCGGGCGGCCTGA